AGCTTCCTGCGAAGGGGTTTTGCTGTTAATCGATGCCGCTCAGGGGGTTCAGGCCCAGACGCTGGCTAATATGTATGCCGCTTTGGAGCAGGACCTGACCATTATCCCGGTCATTAATAAAATCGATCTTCCATCGGCCGATATCGAACGGGTCAAGGAAGAGATCGAAATCGATCTGGGCCTGGATTCCGATTCGGCCTTACTGTGCTCGGCCAAGGAGGGGATCGGGATCGAAGAAATCCTGGAGGCTATTACCGAACGGATTCCGGCGCCCAAAGGCAGCCGGGATGCACCCTTGTCGGCCCTGATCTTTGATGCCCACTATGATCCCTTTCGCGGGACCGTGGTCAGTTGCCGGGTCTTCAATGGATCCGTCCATCCAGGGGACACCATCCGCCTGATGTTTTTTGGAGCCACCTATCTGGTGGAAGAGGTGGGGTTCTTCCGCTTGGTCCGGGAGCCTCGAAAGGAACTTTCGGCCGGCGAGGTGGGCTATCTGATTGCCGGCATCAAAACCGTCAGCGACACCCGGATCGGGGACACCATTACCCTGGATAACCATCCGGCCCCGGCCCCTTTGCACGGGTTCAAGGAAGTCAAGCCGGTGGTCTTTTCCTCCATCTATCCCATTTCTTCCGAGGATTATCAATCCCTGGCCGATGCCCTGGAAAAATACAAACTCAACGACGCGGCCCTGGTCTATCAAAAAGATTCTTCCGCGGCCCTGGGTCAGGGCTTTCGTTGCGGCTTCCTCGGGCTGTTGCATCTGGAAATCGTCCAGGAGCGTTTGGAGCGGGAATTCAACCAGTCCATTATTATGACCGTACCCAGCGTCCAATACCGCTATCATCTCAAAGACGGACAGACGGTGGTGGTTGATAACCCCCAGTATTACCCTGATCCCATGACCATAGAAACCTCTGAAGAACCCTTTATCCGGGCCACGATTTTAATTCCCGATAGCTACCTGGGCAATATCATGTCCCTCTGCCGGGAACGTCGGGGATTGAATCCCCAGATACATTACCCGACACCCGGCCGGGTGGAACTCAAATCCGACCTGCCCCTAGCCGAGGTCATCTACGATTTTTACGACAAACTGAAAAGCCTGACTCGCGGCTATGGCTCTTTTGATTACGAACTGATCGGCTACCGGGAAAGTGACCTGGTGAAATTGGATATCCTGGTTAACGGCGAGAAAGTGGATGCCCTTTCCCTGATGGTCCATCGGGACCGGGCCAGGGTCAGGGCCGTTCAGATCTGCGACCGGCTGAAAGAAGAAATCCCCAGACAGATGTTCAAGATCCCCATCCAGGGGGCCATCGGCGGGGCTATAATCGCCCGATCGACCGTCTCTGCTTTCCGAAAAGACGTGACTGCCAAGTGTTATGGCGGGGACATCACCCGGAAACGAAAACTGTTGGAGAAACAGAAAAAAGGCAAACAGCGGATGAAGATGGTCGGCTCGGTCGAAATCCCTCAGAGCGCCTTTGTGGCCGTATTGAAAACGGACACGGATTGACTTATCAAATCACCCTGCCCTCTGGGGAATTTACAGGTTTAGTTTAGCCTCTTTCAAATCTTTCAAAAATCCCTCTCTCCTCCCTTTTACAAAGGGCGGAGACCAGTGGAAGAGGAAGATTTCCATCAGCCGATGTTCGACCCGGAGGGGGTGTGATGGCCCGAAAAACCGCAGGAAGCGGTAAGGTCGGGAAGCCTGCCATGGTTATCCCGTCGGATGGGATAGAAGGGCTCTTTTCCACGGGTGGCGGCTTTACTGGATCGGGCGCGGTCCAACGTGGTGCGACAGGTCAACAGTGAGATGATGTTAGCCTATTGGCACATCGGGCGAGAAATCGTTCAGGAAATTCAGGGCGGAGATGCGCCTGCCGAATACGGCTTGCAGGTAATAGAACGGCTTTCCGCGAAGCTGACCCAAAGGTATGGGCCTGGTATTCCACCACCAACCTGCGTTACTTTCGAAGTAACCCCACCGGTATCCACAGGAATAATTGGTATCGGCTGCACTGGATCGCCGATAAATCCGGCTCCCAGTGAACCTTATCGTTAAACGGATCAATAAAGAAAAAGGACTCCGGCCATGGTGACCCTCAGGTGGTTTCCAATCTCCTGGATTCAGATCAAGACCAAAGACCTGGTGATTTATGTGGACCCCGCCTATTTGACGACCTACTTTGCCGGTTATCCAAAGCGAATAGAGTTCTCTAAGTGGCCTGACCCCATCGATGGGCTTCCTGAGATGCTGGAACCAGCAGATTACATCCTGATCACTCACCATCACAAAGACCACTGCAAGAAGGTTACGGTGGATAGGCTGAGAAATCGAGACACCGTGATCATTGCCCCAAAAGCCTGCATCAAAGAGTTGGGGCACGGTATTCGGCCGATCGCTCCAGGTGAAACAATCAAGTTCGGAGCCGTAGCAGTCCTGGCTGTCGCCGCCCATAATGTCCCACAAGGGCATTCAACACGAAAGCAACATGCGCCGGGTAACGGTGTCGGGTATGTCATCACGGTTGAAGGCAAGACCATATATCACGCGGGCGATACGGATTTCCTGCCGACAATGGGTAACCTGGGAAACGTCGATGTTGCCTGCCTTCCCATCGGCGGGGTATTCACAATGGACCTATCTGAAGCCGTGGAGGCCGCTATGACGATTAACCCGCGCCTGGTCATTGCCATGCATCGCGGTCAGGCCGATCCA
This genomic stretch from Deltaproteobacteria bacterium harbors:
- the lepA gene encoding elongation factor 4, producing the protein ASCEGVLLLIDAAQGVQAQTLANMYAALEQDLTIIPVINKIDLPSADIERVKEEIEIDLGLDSDSALLCSAKEGIGIEEILEAITERIPAPKGSRDAPLSALIFDAHYDPFRGTVVSCRVFNGSVHPGDTIRLMFFGATYLVEEVGFFRLVREPRKELSAGEVGYLIAGIKTVSDTRIGDTITLDNHPAPAPLHGFKEVKPVVFSSIYPISSEDYQSLADALEKYKLNDAALVYQKDSSAALGQGFRCGFLGLLHLEIVQERLEREFNQSIIMTVPSVQYRYHLKDGQTVVVDNPQYYPDPMTIETSEEPFIRATILIPDSYLGNIMSLCRERRGLNPQIHYPTPGRVELKSDLPLAEVIYDFYDKLKSLTRGYGSFDYELIGYRESDLVKLDILVNGEKVDALSLMVHRDRARVRAVQICDRLKEEIPRQMFKIPIQGAIGGAIIARSTVSAFRKDVTAKCYGGDITRKRKLLEKQKKGKQRMKMVGSVEIPQSAFVAVLKTDTD
- a CDS encoding MBL fold metallo-hydrolase → MVTLRWFPISWIQIKTKDLVIYVDPAYLTTYFAGYPKRIEFSKWPDPIDGLPEMLEPADYILITHHHKDHCKKVTVDRLRNRDTVIIAPKACIKELGHGIRPIAPGETIKFGAVAVLAVAAHNVPQGHSTRKQHAPGNGVGYVITVEGKTIYHAGDTDFLPTMGNLGNVDVACLPIGGVFTMDLSEAVEAAMTINPRLVIAMHRGQADPRELQRQLEKAPSIQVAPLGIGDPVQLS